A region from the Catellatospora sp. TT07R-123 genome encodes:
- a CDS encoding FG-GAP-like repeat-containing protein yields the protein MSTPLRRALAAVAITIAGVAAAPAAPAVGAPEPGMNVIWSTDFSNGWAGWLDTPWNDQPQGAVARPTVQPSPDGQGRAARFYLAGGQQRNESQPTAAQNITEGQTYIVRFTDYLAPGFPTATGDWQVVMQFKNDSTGSPPIEIKIGHGKYALDGNNGAWSYDIGNAVTGVPITITVRVTFSANAGTAVMDAWYNGVQTVSGQHPKGAGTLYSGQNSYLKTGLYRSTAISQAGARYMKSLVIATPGTGTPPPVTGTEYHAGSATDFNGDGRSDVVTFTKGALADVYAATSTGTAFTGTSVKWNDYFGLDGEQQSTGDVNGDGRDDVVTFAKGGTDDVYVGLSTGTAFAAGAKWHDSFSPGAQVPAVGDVNGDGRADLVSFSHDGDADVWVALSTGTSFGPAVKWYEFFSVAGEYPGLGDVDGDGRDDIITFTQGTNADVWVALSTGTSFGTAAIWHDLFAVGAEQPRIGDVDGDGRDDIVTFTCDANADVYVAKSNGSAFTGTTVKWNDFFCLAGEFPYLGDVNGDGRDDIIVFTRGSTYGVYVGLSNGSSFAGGVKWHDYFGVPGETTL from the coding sequence ACCGACTTCAGCAACGGCTGGGCCGGCTGGCTCGACACCCCCTGGAACGACCAGCCCCAGGGTGCCGTCGCCCGGCCGACCGTGCAGCCCTCGCCGGACGGGCAGGGCCGGGCCGCGCGGTTCTACCTGGCCGGCGGCCAGCAGCGCAACGAGTCGCAGCCCACCGCTGCGCAGAACATCACCGAGGGCCAGACCTACATCGTCCGGTTCACCGACTACCTCGCCCCCGGTTTCCCGACCGCCACCGGCGACTGGCAGGTGGTCATGCAATTCAAGAACGACTCGACCGGTTCGCCGCCGATCGAGATCAAGATCGGGCACGGCAAGTACGCCCTGGACGGCAACAACGGCGCCTGGTCGTACGACATCGGCAACGCCGTGACCGGGGTGCCCATCACCATCACCGTGCGGGTCACGTTCTCCGCCAACGCGGGCACCGCGGTGATGGACGCCTGGTACAACGGCGTGCAGACCGTGTCCGGCCAGCACCCCAAGGGCGCCGGCACGCTGTACTCCGGCCAGAACAGCTACCTCAAGACCGGCCTCTACCGCAGCACCGCGATCAGCCAGGCCGGGGCCCGGTACATGAAGAGCCTGGTCATCGCCACGCCGGGCACCGGCACCCCGCCGCCGGTCACCGGGACCGAATACCACGCGGGCTCGGCCACCGACTTCAACGGCGACGGCCGCAGCGACGTCGTCACCTTCACCAAGGGCGCGCTCGCCGACGTGTACGCCGCGACGTCGACCGGCACCGCGTTCACCGGCACCAGCGTCAAGTGGAACGACTACTTCGGCCTCGACGGCGAGCAGCAGTCCACCGGCGACGTGAACGGCGACGGCAGGGACGACGTCGTCACCTTCGCCAAGGGCGGCACCGACGACGTGTACGTCGGCCTCTCCACCGGCACCGCTTTCGCCGCGGGCGCCAAGTGGCACGACTCCTTCTCACCTGGCGCGCAGGTGCCCGCCGTCGGCGACGTCAACGGCGACGGCAGGGCCGACCTCGTCTCGTTCAGCCACGACGGCGACGCCGACGTGTGGGTAGCCCTGTCCACCGGCACCTCGTTCGGGCCCGCGGTGAAGTGGTACGAGTTCTTCTCGGTCGCGGGCGAGTACCCGGGCCTGGGCGACGTCGACGGCGACGGCCGGGACGACATCATCACCTTCACCCAGGGGACCAACGCCGACGTGTGGGTGGCCCTGTCCACCGGCACCTCGTTCGGCACCGCCGCGATCTGGCACGACCTGTTCGCGGTCGGCGCCGAGCAGCCGCGCATCGGCGACGTCGACGGCGACGGCAGGGACGACATCGTCACCTTCACCTGCGACGCCAACGCCGACGTATACGTCGCGAAGTCCAACGGCAGCGCGTTCACCGGCACCACGGTGAAGTGGAACGACTTCTTCTGCCTGGCCGGGGAGTTCCCGTACCTCGGCGACGTCAACGGCGACGGCAGGGACGACATCATCGTGTTCACCAGGGGCAGCACGTACGGCGTGTACGTGGGGCTGTCCAACGGCAGCTCGTTCGCGGGCGGCGTGAAGTGGCACGACTACTTCGGCGTGCCGGGCGAGACCACGCTCTGA
- a CDS encoding LLM class flavin-dependent oxidoreductase, giving the protein MRVGVVILPAAEWRTARRDWQRADEWGLDHAWTYDHIAWRDLIDDRWYAAMPTLAAAAVSTERIGIGTMVSTPNFRHPVPLAKEALALRDLSGGRFTLGIGAGAGGADARVLGAAEPSPAERSARFSEFVRLADECLSRPVVNFAGEHYQAVEARMDPACGPGRALPIAVAAGGPAGMRVTARHADIWVTNGSSPSPGLLAPGVRPAVIAAQLRQLWAICAEEGRDPGTLRTLLLNSDRVNPPLASVESFQETVAWCRELGITDLVVPFPRTDPPYAGDQRILERIAREVLPGLRQDVSLSAVRATIRDEDR; this is encoded by the coding sequence ATGCGTGTAGGAGTGGTGATCCTGCCGGCCGCGGAATGGCGCACGGCGCGTCGGGACTGGCAACGTGCCGACGAGTGGGGCCTGGATCACGCCTGGACCTATGATCACATCGCCTGGCGTGACCTGATCGACGACCGCTGGTACGCGGCAATGCCGACGTTGGCAGCTGCAGCGGTGTCGACCGAGCGAATCGGGATCGGGACGATGGTATCCACGCCGAACTTCCGGCATCCGGTGCCTTTGGCCAAGGAGGCCCTGGCTCTACGGGATCTTTCCGGTGGGCGGTTCACTCTCGGCATCGGCGCCGGGGCGGGGGGTGCCGACGCTCGAGTGCTGGGGGCCGCCGAGCCATCCCCAGCCGAGCGATCCGCGCGATTCTCGGAGTTCGTCCGGCTTGCCGACGAGTGCTTGAGCCGCCCGGTCGTCAATTTCGCCGGAGAGCACTACCAGGCGGTGGAGGCCCGCATGGACCCCGCCTGTGGACCGGGACGCGCACTGCCGATCGCCGTCGCGGCTGGAGGACCCGCGGGAATGCGCGTGACTGCACGGCACGCCGACATCTGGGTCACCAATGGCTCATCCCCCAGCCCGGGACTCCTAGCGCCGGGTGTTCGGCCAGCAGTGATAGCTGCTCAACTGCGTCAGCTGTGGGCGATCTGTGCTGAAGAAGGACGGGATCCGGGAACCCTGCGCACACTGCTGTTGAACAGCGATCGCGTCAACCCGCCGCTGGCATCGGTGGAGTCCTTCCAGGAGACGGTGGCCTGGTGCCGCGAGCTGGGGATCACCGATCTGGTAGTTCCGTTCCCGCGCACCGATCCACCGTACGCCGGGGACCAGCGGATCCTGGAGCGGATCGCGCGCGAGGTGCTGCCCGGGCTCCGGCAAGACGTGTCCCTCTCGGCGGTCCGCGCCACGATCAGGGACGAGGACCGATGA